A section of the Paenibacillus aurantius genome encodes:
- a CDS encoding helix-turn-helix transcriptional regulator, which produces MTALSELKENTELKGRTFPINVFPNRPVGEQALYLHWHEHLEIIYMRSGQAVFDIGGRTYPAEAGDLLFVNSRELHSGFSVNNTRVEFHAIVFSPSLLGSQEPDPLHGQFVLPFLEGSRRFPGRIGRGDKLYRAFAGPVKAVLAEFERRQPGYELAIRAQLHLLLAAALRHQTGLGAPETGAQGQERKLQRFEKLFPYIKEHYPSRISVEEAASLVSMSPFHFCKTFKKLTGRTFVEFVNLHRVNEAERLLRETGLTVTEVAERVGFCSINYFDRTFKQYKHYNPSRCRRQERE; this is translated from the coding sequence GTGACGGCCCTGTCCGAACTGAAGGAGAACACCGAGCTGAAGGGGAGAACGTTCCCGATCAACGTCTTTCCGAACCGGCCTGTCGGGGAGCAGGCCTTGTATTTGCACTGGCATGAGCACCTGGAGATCATCTATATGCGAAGCGGCCAGGCCGTCTTCGACATCGGCGGCCGGACCTATCCGGCGGAAGCCGGCGACCTGCTGTTCGTGAATTCCCGCGAGCTGCATTCCGGCTTCTCGGTGAACAATACACGGGTCGAATTTCACGCGATTGTCTTCAGCCCCTCTCTGCTCGGAAGCCAGGAGCCGGACCCGCTTCACGGCCAGTTCGTTCTGCCTTTTCTGGAAGGCAGCCGAAGGTTTCCGGGCCGGATCGGCCGCGGGGATAAGCTCTACCGGGCGTTCGCCGGTCCGGTGAAGGCGGTGCTCGCCGAATTCGAACGGCGGCAGCCGGGCTACGAGCTGGCGATCCGGGCCCAGCTTCATCTGCTGCTCGCCGCCGCGCTCCGGCACCAGACCGGACTTGGAGCTCCGGAAACGGGAGCACAAGGGCAGGAGCGGAAGCTTCAGCGGTTCGAGAAGCTTTTTCCTTACATCAAGGAGCACTACCCTTCCCGGATTTCCGTGGAGGAGGCCGCCTCCCTCGTCAGCATGAGCCCGTTTCACTTCTGCAAAACGTTCAAGAAGCTTACTGGCCGCACCTTCGTGGAGTTCGTCAACCTTCACCGGGTGAACGAGGCGGAGAGGCTTCTCCGGGAAACGGGACTTACCGTTACGGAGGTGGCCGAACGGGTGGGCTTCTGCAGCATTAATTATTTCGACCGCACGTTTAAGCAGTACAAGCATTACAACCCGTCGCGCTGCCGGCGCCAGGAGCGTGAATAG
- a CDS encoding alpha/beta hydrolase, with product MSLVPVPFFSSTLFRRQTCFVYLPPGYESSDQHYPTIYLLHGLYGSESDWTQKGGAEATLDRLLAAGELRECIVVMPNDGGYGHGTFYLDWYDGTGNFEQYITDDLVPFIDSHYRTLPAPESRAIGGLSMGGFGAFYLALRHPELFGAASSLSGAIGSPSLLSFKDYSRSEFPRMLGPVTGPYARERDLARLVEQRAKEGALPQLHFTCGTEDYLYPLSCGFKVHLEGLGVGHEYTEYPGAHTWDYWSEHLPETLRFMEKAFAAKEAESS from the coding sequence ATGAGCTTAGTACCCGTTCCCTTCTTCTCGAGCACTTTGTTCCGCCGTCAAACCTGCTTTGTTTATCTGCCGCCGGGCTACGAATCGTCCGATCAGCATTACCCGACGATCTATTTGCTTCACGGGCTGTACGGATCCGAGTCCGACTGGACGCAGAAGGGGGGAGCCGAAGCCACGCTGGATCGTCTCCTGGCCGCCGGGGAGCTGCGCGAGTGCATCGTCGTCATGCCGAATGACGGCGGCTACGGGCACGGCACCTTCTACCTCGACTGGTACGACGGAACGGGGAACTTCGAGCAGTACATTACCGATGACCTCGTTCCCTTCATTGACTCGCATTATCGTACCCTGCCCGCCCCGGAATCGAGAGCGATCGGGGGATTGTCCATGGGCGGGTTCGGAGCGTTCTATCTAGCCCTTCGCCATCCGGAGCTGTTCGGAGCAGCCTCCTCCTTGTCGGGAGCGATCGGCTCGCCTTCGCTCTTGTCGTTCAAGGACTACTCCCGCTCGGAGTTCCCCCGGATGCTCGGGCCGGTTACCGGTCCTTACGCCCGCGAACGGGACCTCGCCCGGCTCGTCGAGCAGCGGGCGAAAGAGGGGGCCCTGCCGCAGCTGCATTTCACATGCGGGACCGAGGATTACCTGTATCCGCTCAGCTGCGGGTTCAAGGTTCACCTCGAAGGGCTTGGGGTCGGTCATGAATACACAGAATACCCCGGGGCCCATACGTGGGACTACTGGTCGGAGCATCTGCCGGAAACGCTGCGTTTTATGGAAAAAGCTTTTGCCGCCAAAGAGGCGGAAAGCAGCTGA
- a CDS encoding cysteine hydrolase family protein, producing the protein MKALLVIDYTVDFVTGKLPVGQPALDIEERIAALTEEFVECGDYVVMAVDVHEENDPDHPETKLFPPHNIRGTEGRDLYGRLREVYENNKNRIEWMDKTRYSAFHETGLDEELKKRGIRELHLAGVCTDICVLHTAVDAYNKGYSLVIHRGAAASFNAAGHAWALEHFAGTLGAEITD; encoded by the coding sequence ATGAAGGCCCTTCTGGTCATCGATTACACGGTGGATTTCGTAACTGGAAAGCTTCCCGTCGGGCAGCCGGCGCTGGACATTGAAGAGAGGATCGCTGCTCTGACTGAGGAATTCGTGGAGTGCGGGGATTACGTCGTGATGGCGGTGGATGTGCACGAGGAGAATGACCCGGACCATCCGGAGACGAAGCTTTTTCCTCCTCACAATATCCGGGGGACCGAGGGACGGGACCTGTACGGCCGTTTGCGGGAAGTGTACGAGAACAATAAGAACCGAATCGAGTGGATGGATAAAACCCGGTACAGCGCGTTTCACGAGACCGGCCTCGATGAAGAGCTGAAGAAACGCGGCATCCGGGAGCTTCATCTGGCGGGGGTCTGCACCGACATCTGTGTGCTGCATACAGCAGTGGATGCGTACAACAAAGGCTATTCGCTTGTGATTCACCGCGGCGCGGCCGCCAGCTTTAATGCGGCGGGACACGCTTGGGCGCTGGAGCATTTTGCGGGAACGCTCGGGGCGGAAATAACGGACTGA
- a CDS encoding nicotinate phosphoribosyltransferase: protein MTHSHYALHTDKYQINMLYAHWFHGTHNQRAVFDVFYRKQPFGNGFAVFAGLERLVHYLNELRFKEEEIAYLAEQEEGYDPRFFEELRNFRFTGTLHAMEEGTIVFPNEPLIRVEARVFEAQLIETALLNFVNFQTLIATKAARIKQVAGQDRLLEFGTRRAQEADAAVWGARATYVAGFDATSNMQAGMRFGIPTKGTHAHAWVQNHRTELEAFERFAEALPDQVTLLVDTYDTLKFGVPDAITVGLKMKEKGKTLKGIRLDSGDLTYLSIQARRMLDEAGLTETRITASNDLDENTIFEIKAQGARIDIWGVGTQLITGGSQPALGGVYKLVAREENGELVPTIKISGNPEKITNPGIKDVYRIISRKTGRAEGDYITLHGDEDVPHGKPIRLFNPTHTFIQKTVSDYEAVPLLKPIYVEGKQVYELPTLDRIRELHREQMSWFWPEYLRRLNPEVYPVDLSQKAWDMKMDLIRSHLEPKE from the coding sequence ATGACCCATTCGCATTACGCGCTTCATACGGACAAATACCAGATCAACATGCTGTATGCTCATTGGTTTCACGGTACCCACAACCAGAGGGCGGTGTTCGATGTGTTCTATCGGAAGCAGCCTTTCGGCAACGGCTTTGCCGTCTTCGCCGGTCTGGAAAGACTGGTTCACTACTTGAACGAGCTGCGGTTTAAGGAGGAGGAAATCGCCTACCTGGCGGAGCAGGAGGAAGGGTACGACCCGCGGTTCTTCGAAGAGCTCCGGAATTTCCGCTTCACGGGGACGCTTCATGCGATGGAGGAAGGGACGATCGTGTTCCCGAACGAGCCGTTGATCCGGGTGGAGGCCAGGGTGTTCGAGGCTCAGCTGATCGAGACGGCACTGCTGAATTTCGTCAACTTCCAGACTCTAATTGCCACGAAGGCGGCCCGGATCAAGCAGGTGGCCGGGCAGGATAGGCTGCTCGAGTTCGGCACCCGGCGGGCGCAGGAGGCGGACGCCGCGGTATGGGGCGCGCGGGCCACATATGTGGCGGGCTTCGACGCCACCTCGAACATGCAGGCGGGGATGAGGTTCGGCATTCCGACCAAGGGGACGCATGCCCATGCGTGGGTGCAGAATCACCGGACGGAGCTGGAGGCCTTCGAGCGGTTCGCCGAGGCGCTGCCCGATCAGGTCACCCTGCTGGTGGATACGTACGACACGCTGAAATTTGGCGTTCCCGATGCCATCACCGTCGGCTTGAAGATGAAAGAGAAGGGTAAGACGCTGAAGGGCATCCGGCTGGACAGCGGAGACCTGACCTACTTGTCGATTCAGGCCCGGCGCATGCTGGACGAAGCGGGGCTGACCGAGACCCGGATTACCGCGTCGAACGATCTGGATGAGAATACGATTTTTGAGATCAAGGCCCAGGGGGCCCGCATCGACATCTGGGGAGTGGGCACCCAGCTCATTACCGGAGGCAGCCAGCCGGCGCTCGGCGGCGTCTACAAATTGGTCGCCCGGGAGGAGAACGGGGAGCTCGTCCCGACCATTAAGATCTCGGGGAACCCGGAGAAAATCACGAACCCCGGCATCAAGGACGTCTACCGCATCATCAGCCGCAAGACCGGTCGGGCCGAGGGCGATTACATTACGCTTCACGGGGACGAGGATGTCCCGCACGGCAAGCCCATCCGGCTGTTCAACCCCACCCACACCTTTATTCAGAAAACGGTGTCGGATTACGAGGCTGTCCCGCTGCTTAAGCCGATCTACGTGGAAGGCAAGCAGGTCTATGAGCTGCCGACCCTGGACCGGATCCGCGAGCTTCACCGGGAGCAGATGTCGTGGTTCTGGCCGGAATATTTACGCCGGCTGAACCCGGAGGTCTACCCCGTCGATCTCAGCCAGAAGGCCTGGGACATGAAGATGGACCTGATCCGGAGCCATCTGGAGCCTAAGGAATAA
- a CDS encoding conserved virulence factor C family protein encodes MKIVSIEPTPSPNTMKLTLDEKLPEGRRLTYTPDNREEAPPFVQELLSIPGVTGLYHAADFLALDRHPKGDWPSILAESRRILGTAEGAPASLSPALAEGEAAEADPAYGEVKVLVQTFRGIPMQVRVSAGEEEKRASLPARFVEAAMEAGLSSPNLIRERQLNEHGVRYGDLQEVLDEVVRELDAAYDEARLQELRVLAAQLDPGETVVEEATGEAELKEALNDPDWRRRYAALQRMKPEAESLPLLAKALEDPQTSIRRLAAVYLGDLKDPVVLPYLYRALKDSSAVVRRTAGDTLSDLGFPEAGPAMAEALKDSNKLVRWRAARFLYEAGDESAVPALREAQDDPEFEVRMQAQLALERIEGGEAAAGSVWQQMTNRDRG; translated from the coding sequence ATGAAGATCGTTTCGATCGAACCGACCCCCAGTCCCAATACGATGAAGCTGACCCTGGACGAGAAACTGCCGGAGGGCAGGCGCCTCACCTACACGCCGGATAACCGGGAAGAGGCCCCTCCCTTCGTCCAAGAGCTGCTTTCCATCCCGGGCGTCACGGGTCTGTACCACGCGGCGGATTTCCTGGCCCTCGACCGGCATCCGAAAGGGGATTGGCCGTCCATCCTGGCGGAATCCCGCCGGATTCTCGGCACCGCCGAGGGCGCTCCGGCGTCCCTCTCCCCCGCCCTGGCGGAAGGGGAGGCGGCGGAGGCGGATCCGGCCTACGGGGAGGTAAAGGTGCTCGTCCAAACCTTCCGCGGCATTCCCATGCAGGTAAGGGTAAGCGCTGGCGAGGAAGAGAAGCGGGCCTCCCTGCCCGCCCGGTTCGTAGAAGCCGCGATGGAAGCAGGCCTCTCCTCCCCCAACCTGATCCGGGAACGCCAGCTGAATGAGCATGGCGTCCGGTACGGCGACCTGCAGGAGGTACTGGATGAGGTGGTCCGCGAGCTGGACGCGGCCTACGACGAGGCCCGGCTGCAGGAGCTGCGGGTTCTCGCCGCTCAATTGGATCCGGGCGAAACGGTGGTCGAGGAAGCGACCGGGGAAGCGGAGCTGAAGGAAGCCCTGAACGATCCCGACTGGCGGCGGCGGTATGCGGCCCTTCAGCGGATGAAGCCCGAGGCGGAATCCTTGCCGCTTCTGGCCAAAGCCCTTGAGGATCCGCAGACGTCCATCCGCCGGCTCGCCGCCGTTTACCTGGGCGATCTGAAGGACCCTGTTGTCCTCCCCTATCTGTACCGGGCGCTTAAGGATTCCTCCGCGGTGGTCCGCCGGACAGCGGGGGATACTCTGTCGGACCTGGGCTTCCCCGAAGCCGGCCCGGCGATGGCGGAAGCCTTGAAGGACTCCAACAAGCTCGTTCGCTGGAGAGCCGCCCGCTTCCTGTACGAGGCCGGAGACGAATCCGCAGTTCCCGCCCTTCGCGAAGCGCAGGACGACCCCGAATTCGAAGTCCGCATGCAGGCCCAGCTGGCGCTTGAGCGGATCGAGGGAGGCGAAGCGGCCGCAGGGTCCGTCTGGCAGCAGATGACGAACCGGGACCGGGGCTGA